One window from the genome of Rhodopseudomonas sp. P2A-2r encodes:
- a CDS encoding ferredoxin family protein, which produces MPLASCETSVPVVVDDAKCIADKGCTVCVDVCPLDVLRISDMTGKAYMAYDECWYCMPCEADCPTGAVKVNIPYLLR; this is translated from the coding sequence ATGCCCCTCGCCAGTTGTGAAACCTCCGTTCCGGTCGTCGTCGACGACGCCAAATGCATCGCTGACAAGGGCTGCACGGTTTGCGTTGACGTCTGTCCGCTCGACGTGCTGCGCATCAGCGACATGACCGGGAAGGCCTATATGGCCTATGACGAATGCTGGTACTGCATGCCGTGCGAAGCCGACTGCCCGACGGGTGCCGTCAAGGTCAATATCCCCTATCTCCTGAGGTGA
- a CDS encoding fumarate reductase/succinate dehydrogenase flavoprotein subunit yields the protein MAMDEILDGLSEVSCDVLVIGGGTAGPMAALKAKLKNPKANVVLLEKANVKRSGAISMGMDGLNNAVIPGYATPEQYTKEITIANDGIVDQKAVYKYAEKCYSIIEELDSFGIRFLKNENGDYAVKKVHHIGTYVLPMPNGETVKKALYRQLRRARILISNRYMATRLLKSGDGRIAGAVSVNTRTAEILVIKAKAVILCMGAAGRLGLPTSGYMFGTYENAANSGDGYAMAYHAGAALANLECFQINPLIKDYNGPACAYVAGPYGAFTANNEGARFIECDYWSGQMMLEFYNELQSGKGPVFLKLNHLHEDTISEIETTLHKVERPTRGIFHEGRTTDYRHEPIEMHISEIGFCSGHSASGVFVDEFARTTVPGLYAAGDMASVPHNYMLGAFTNGSVAGEHAMEYADNVDFATFDASDVAIERDRVMAPTKREDGIPPNQIEYKARRLVNDYLQPPKVTRKFEIGQKRLGEVRDDMETQMIARNSHELLRALETHSILDCADMAAHASLYRTESRWGLYHLRTDYPEKNDADWFCHTLLSKKDGKMSSEKRAVEPYIVPIADDEKDLYDKQRVRASA from the coding sequence ATGGCAATGGACGAAATTCTGGATGGCCTCTCGGAGGTGTCCTGCGACGTGCTGGTGATCGGCGGCGGCACCGCGGGCCCGATGGCCGCGCTGAAGGCCAAGCTGAAGAATCCAAAGGCCAATGTGGTGCTGCTGGAAAAAGCCAACGTGAAGCGGTCCGGCGCCATTTCGATGGGCATGGATGGCCTCAACAATGCGGTGATCCCCGGCTACGCGACGCCCGAGCAGTACACAAAGGAAATCACCATCGCGAATGACGGCATCGTCGACCAGAAGGCCGTCTACAAATACGCTGAAAAGTGCTACTCGATTATCGAGGAACTCGACAGCTTCGGCATTCGCTTCCTCAAGAACGAGAACGGCGACTACGCCGTGAAGAAGGTGCACCATATCGGCACCTACGTGCTGCCAATGCCCAATGGCGAGACGGTCAAGAAAGCGCTCTATCGCCAGTTGCGTCGTGCCCGCATCCTGATCTCGAACCGCTACATGGCGACGCGCCTCCTGAAAAGCGGCGACGGCCGCATCGCCGGCGCCGTCAGTGTCAACACCCGCACCGCTGAAATCCTGGTGATCAAGGCCAAGGCCGTGATCCTGTGCATGGGCGCGGCCGGCCGCCTCGGCCTGCCGACATCCGGCTACATGTTCGGCACCTACGAGAACGCCGCCAATTCGGGCGACGGCTACGCGATGGCTTATCACGCCGGCGCCGCGCTCGCGAACCTCGAGTGCTTTCAGATCAATCCACTGATCAAGGACTATAACGGTCCGGCCTGCGCCTATGTGGCGGGGCCCTATGGCGCCTTCACCGCCAATAACGAGGGCGCACGCTTTATTGAATGTGATTACTGGTCCGGCCAGATGATGCTGGAATTCTATAACGAGCTGCAGTCGGGCAAGGGCCCGGTGTTCCTGAAGCTCAACCATCTGCACGAGGACACGATCAGCGAGATCGAAACCACCTTGCACAAGGTGGAGCGGCCCACGCGCGGCATTTTCCACGAAGGCCGCACCACGGATTATCGTCACGAGCCGATCGAAATGCATATCTCCGAAATCGGCTTCTGCTCCGGCCACAGCGCGTCGGGTGTATTCGTGGACGAATTTGCTCGCACCACGGTGCCGGGCCTTTACGCGGCCGGCGACATGGCCAGCGTACCGCACAACTACATGCTGGGCGCCTTCACCAACGGTTCGGTCGCCGGCGAACATGCGATGGAGTATGCCGACAACGTCGATTTCGCGACGTTCGACGCAAGCGACGTGGCGATCGAGCGCGACCGCGTGATGGCACCGACCAAGCGGGAGGACGGCATCCCGCCCAACCAGATCGAGTACAAGGCGCGACGCCTCGTTAACGACTACCTGCAGCCACCGAAAGTAACAAGGAAGTTCGAGATTGGCCAGAAACGACTCGGCGAAGTTCGCGACGACATGGAAACGCAGATGATTGCGCGCAACTCGCACGAGCTCCTGCGCGCGCTGGAAACCCATTCGATCCTCGACTGCGCGGACATGGCCGCGCATGCCTCACTGTACCGCACTGAAAGCCGCTGGGGCCTTTACCACCTGCGCACCGACTACCCGGAGAAGAACGACGCCGACTGGTTCTGCCACACGCTGTTGAGCAAAAAGGACGGCAAGATGAGCAGCGAAAAGCGTGCCGTCGAGCCCTACATCGTCCCGATCGCGGACGACGAGAAGGACCTGTATGATAAGCAGCGCGTGCGTGCCAGCGCCTGA
- a CDS encoding YeiH family protein, producing the protein MATVAGSAVAWGLLLGLGAASLAPPARAFLPGIGFAGKHLMRTGVALLGFQISGATLQVLDITTIVMLAANVVIILSIGWALGALLGLNRNLSLVSAAAVAICGASAAAAFAIVLLRDDADKRDVACTIGAVSILSSIALLVYPPLLAVLGLDAGNGGILLGGTIHEVAHAVAAGYSIDPATGEVATVAKLLRVAMLAPAALLVSMLPVRGAAPSAVDKAAVPLPPAFLIAFVAFAALTIAGAVPPAATAVAAPLSRFLLVMAVAAIGLTLPWRAIQSFGWRPLVLLLLLSLVLLANVTIFLMLHR; encoded by the coding sequence ATGGCGACCGTCGCCGGCAGCGCGGTCGCGTGGGGTCTGTTGCTGGGGCTGGGCGCTGCGTCACTGGCGCCGCCAGCCCGCGCATTTTTGCCCGGAATCGGTTTTGCCGGCAAACATCTCATGCGCACAGGTGTCGCCCTGCTCGGATTTCAGATCTCGGGGGCGACGCTTCAGGTCCTCGATATCACGACCATTGTGATGCTCGCTGCAAACGTCGTCATAATCCTGTCGATCGGCTGGGCGCTGGGCGCGCTGCTGGGGCTGAACCGCAACCTGTCGCTGGTCTCGGCCGCCGCCGTCGCCATCTGCGGCGCATCGGCGGCGGCCGCATTCGCGATTGTTCTGCTGCGCGACGACGCCGACAAGCGCGATGTCGCCTGCACGATCGGCGCCGTGAGCATCCTGTCTTCGATCGCCCTCCTGGTCTATCCGCCGCTGCTGGCCGTACTTGGCCTCGACGCCGGCAACGGCGGAATTCTGCTCGGCGGTACGATCCACGAGGTCGCGCACGCGGTGGCAGCAGGTTACAGTATCGATCCCGCGACCGGCGAGGTGGCGACCGTTGCCAAACTGCTGCGCGTGGCCATGCTGGCGCCTGCCGCGCTGCTGGTCTCCATGTTACCGGTGCGGGGCGCGGCGCCTTCCGCCGTCGACAAGGCGGCGGTGCCTCTGCCACCGGCGTTCCTGATCGCCTTTGTCGCGTTCGCTGCGCTCACGATTGCGGGGGCGGTGCCGCCCGCAGCCACCGCCGTCGCCGCACCGCTGTCGCGCTTTCTGCTGGTGATGGCCGTTGCGGCGATCGGCCTTACTCTGCCGTGGCGGGCAATCCAGTCGTTCGGGTGGCGGCCCCTCGTGCTGTTGCTGCTGTTGTCTCTGGTGCTGCTGGCGAACGTCACGATTTTCCTGATGCTGCACCGCTGA
- a CDS encoding gamma-butyrobetaine hydroxylase-like domain-containing protein: protein MPKACEHDAKLSLARREACQRQARWFSVRQQNKQGIAGIFPLMGDFRPQLIALQRMGGVIVCSYWRLLMTRIDLPATLVAKPGAVPTQIAVSDDLSFLEVTTAAGDVERLGAERLRLACKCAHCLRARIDGAFPNRFEGIAITAVAPVGGYAINLSFSDGHARGIYPWAFLLGLVEGAPDAQQH from the coding sequence TTGCCGAAGGCGTGCGAGCATGATGCCAAACTCTCGTTGGCACGGCGGGAAGCCTGCCAACGCCAGGCAAGATGGTTCTCCGTTCGCCAGCAGAACAAGCAAGGAATTGCCGGCATCTTCCCCCTGATGGGAGATTTTCGTCCGCAATTAATTGCTCTGCAGCGGATGGGCGGCGTGATCGTATGCAGTTATTGGAGACTTCTGATGACCCGGATCGATCTGCCGGCGACGCTTGTCGCCAAACCTGGCGCTGTGCCGACACAAATCGCGGTGAGCGATGACCTGAGCTTTCTCGAGGTCACCACGGCAGCCGGCGATGTCGAACGGCTGGGCGCCGAGCGATTACGCCTCGCGTGCAAGTGCGCGCATTGCCTGCGCGCGCGGATCGATGGCGCGTTTCCGAACCGCTTTGAAGGTATTGCGATCACCGCCGTGGCCCCGGTCGGCGGCTATGCCATCAATCTTTCGTTCTCCGACGGCCATGCGCGCGGGATTTACCCGTGGGCGTTTCTGCTTGGCCTGGTCGAAGGTGCGCCCGACGCACAACAGCATTGA
- a CDS encoding Crp/Fnr family transcriptional regulator, with amino-acid sequence MQLNATNTAASAHTKKMAAHAAAAGGGGQSLLLTESAGALGGPPSFFESLSPSERETVLKQGRRKVLYRGQTLFNQGARHDGIYLIETGRIRVFYTAPSSREITLAYWHPGNFVGGPEVFGGGAHQWSGVATSNSSVVQLPGRELRALVVQVPNLAIGLIEGLAFKGKCYSALAQMLGTRSITERLAHLLLHLVELYGVDNPDGILIASAFTHADLAHMVGATRQWVTISLKRMHEKDIVTSRKSRIVVRRPDLLQEMKGLGD; translated from the coding sequence ATGCAACTTAATGCAACTAATACTGCGGCGTCTGCTCATACTAAGAAAATGGCGGCGCATGCGGCGGCGGCAGGTGGTGGCGGTCAGTCGCTGCTGTTGACGGAAAGTGCGGGGGCGCTGGGCGGCCCGCCGTCGTTCTTTGAATCGTTGTCGCCGTCCGAACGCGAGACGGTCCTGAAGCAGGGGCGGCGCAAGGTGCTGTACCGCGGTCAGACGCTGTTCAACCAGGGCGCCCGGCACGACGGCATCTACCTGATCGAGACCGGCCGGATCCGGGTTTTCTACACCGCACCGTCGAGCCGCGAAATCACTCTGGCCTATTGGCATCCCGGCAATTTCGTCGGTGGCCCCGAAGTATTCGGCGGCGGCGCGCATCAATGGTCGGGCGTTGCCACCAGCAACAGCAGCGTCGTCCAATTGCCGGGCAGGGAATTGCGCGCGCTGGTGGTGCAGGTCCCCAACCTCGCGATCGGGCTGATCGAGGGGCTGGCCTTCAAGGGCAAATGCTATTCGGCGCTGGCGCAGATGCTGGGCACACGGTCGATCACCGAACGACTTGCGCATCTGCTGCTGCACCTTGTCGAACTGTACGGCGTCGACAACCCAGACGGCATCCTGATCGCCTCGGCATTCACCCATGCGGATCTTGCGCACATGGTCGGCGCCACGCGCCAGTGGGTGACGATCAGCCTCAAGCGGATGCACGAAAAGGATATCGTCACCTCCCGCAAATCCCGAATTGTCGTGCGACGCCCCGATTTGTTGCAGGAGATGAAGGGTTTGGGCGACTGA
- a CDS encoding ABC transporter substrate-binding protein, translating to MVGNLKFRALSTVALTAIGLLLAGRADAQTTVTIGIGTQDTTTNTATTGVIIRQLKLMDKYMPKDGKYASIKFEYEWQNFTSGPPVTNGMMANKLQFGAMGDYPLVVNGFTFESNPDSKSRLIAVAAYSLDGSGNGLVVHKDSPYYELSDLKGKLVSVPFGSAAHGMVLKAMQDKGWPADYFQLVSQSPEVGSTNLQEKKIDGHADFVPFAELLPFRGFARKIFDGVETNLPTWHGVVVRTDFAEKYPEVVVAYLKAVIAANAWLRADPKLAAEKIQEWTGINKEVVYIFLGPGGNMTTDPTIKPALIDAAAVDLKVLQSQGRVKEFDPKKWVDDSYLRKAFAELNIDYEAQLKSAQNYEIKGDDAFCKKPISNPRTAGEVWVDGGAIEPFSSAACTLGAYADLKAKGRKVNVAYVFDTARGIKLFADQAYFAVGTEKGEIAPFLLKKDAEAYATKIKGKVLNFDEALKSAVSGG from the coding sequence ATGGTTGGCAATCTGAAGTTTCGCGCACTATCCACAGTGGCGCTGACCGCGATCGGGTTGCTGCTCGCCGGAAGGGCAGATGCGCAGACCACGGTGACGATCGGTATCGGTACCCAGGACACCACCACCAACACCGCGACCACCGGCGTGATCATTCGTCAGCTCAAGCTGATGGATAAGTACATGCCGAAGGATGGCAAATACGCCTCCATCAAATTCGAATACGAGTGGCAAAACTTCACGTCCGGGCCGCCAGTCACCAATGGCATGATGGCTAACAAGCTGCAGTTCGGCGCGATGGGCGATTATCCGCTGGTCGTCAACGGCTTCACCTTTGAGAGCAATCCGGACAGCAAGAGCAGGTTGATCGCGGTGGCCGCGTACAGCCTGGACGGTTCCGGCAACGGCCTCGTCGTGCATAAGGACTCGCCCTACTATGAGCTGTCCGATCTCAAGGGCAAGCTGGTGAGCGTCCCCTTCGGCTCCGCCGCCCACGGCATGGTGCTGAAGGCGATGCAGGACAAAGGCTGGCCGGCCGATTACTTCCAGCTGGTGAGCCAGAGTCCCGAGGTCGGCTCGACCAACCTGCAGGAAAAGAAGATCGACGGTCACGCCGACTTCGTGCCGTTTGCCGAATTGCTGCCGTTTCGCGGCTTTGCGCGAAAGATCTTCGATGGTGTCGAGACCAATTTGCCGACCTGGCACGGCGTGGTGGTGCGCACCGATTTTGCGGAAAAGTATCCGGAAGTGGTGGTGGCCTACTTGAAGGCGGTCATTGCCGCCAACGCCTGGCTGCGCGCCGATCCGAAGCTGGCCGCCGAGAAGATCCAGGAATGGACCGGCATCAACAAGGAAGTCGTCTACATCTTTCTTGGTCCCGGCGGTAATATGACGACCGATCCCACGATCAAGCCGGCGCTGATCGATGCCGCGGCAGTCGATCTCAAGGTGCTGCAGTCGCAGGGCCGCGTGAAGGAGTTCGATCCGAAGAAGTGGGTCGACGACAGCTACCTGCGCAAGGCCTTTGCCGAGCTCAACATTGATTATGAGGCGCAGCTCAAGAGCGCGCAGAATTACGAGATCAAGGGTGACGACGCGTTCTGCAAGAAGCCGATCAGCAATCCCCGCACGGCCGGGGAGGTCTGGGTGGATGGCGGGGCGATCGAGCCCTTCAGCAGTGCCGCCTGCACCCTTGGAGCCTATGCGGATCTCAAGGCCAAGGGCCGCAAAGTCAATGTTGCCTACGTGTTCGATACAGCGCGGGGCATCAAGCTGTTCGCCGACCAGGCCTACTTTGCCGTCGGTACCGAGAAGGGCGAGATCGCCCCGTTCTTGCTGAAGAAGGATGCCGAGGCCTACGCCACCAAGATAAAGGGCAAGGTGCTCAACTTCGACGAGGCTCTCAAATCAGCCGTCAGTGGAGGTTAG
- a CDS encoding ABC transporter permease, translated as MVRTALRQREQAAIYPDLATAAARREAAHVRPAEAAPAPVPYLTRWYRVNRGGLRAVSIGAVSLLLFLLAWHLLTTHRVVFFVRFTNVPSPAAVYESMTRAAHDSKFLMHVLLSCRRILFGFVLAALVAVPLGLIMGRFKLVHEVLFPITEILRPIPAIAWVPMAIMLWPSNEQSIVFITFLGAFFPILVNSLHGMTLVDPVLVRASQCLGARELAIFREVYFPASLPHIFTGLTVGMGVAWVSLIAAEMISGQFGIGYFTWEAYSLVQYADIALGMICIGILGLGSSALIRGLGRLLMPWSRT; from the coding sequence ATGGTGCGCACCGCCCTCCGACAGCGCGAGCAGGCAGCCATATATCCAGATCTCGCCACGGCGGCTGCGCGCCGGGAGGCAGCACACGTCCGTCCAGCTGAAGCTGCGCCGGCGCCTGTCCCCTATCTCACGCGTTGGTACCGGGTTAACCGCGGAGGACTGCGCGCCGTGTCAATCGGTGCGGTGTCGCTGCTGCTGTTCCTGCTGGCGTGGCACCTGCTCACCACCCATCGGGTCGTATTCTTCGTGCGTTTTACCAACGTGCCATCCCCCGCAGCGGTGTATGAGAGCATGACCCGCGCAGCGCATGACAGCAAATTCCTGATGCACGTGCTGCTGAGCTGCCGTCGCATTCTGTTCGGCTTTGTTCTGGCCGCTCTCGTTGCCGTCCCGCTCGGACTGATCATGGGCCGGTTTAAGCTCGTTCATGAGGTGCTGTTTCCGATCACTGAAATCCTGCGCCCGATTCCGGCAATCGCCTGGGTGCCGATGGCGATCATGCTGTGGCCGAGCAACGAGCAAAGCATCGTCTTCATCACATTTCTCGGCGCTTTCTTTCCGATTCTTGTCAACAGCCTGCACGGCATGACGCTGGTCGATCCAGTGCTGGTACGAGCATCACAATGCCTCGGTGCCCGCGAACTCGCGATCTTTCGTGAGGTCTACTTCCCCGCCTCATTGCCGCACATTTTCACCGGCCTGACCGTCGGAATGGGTGTTGCCTGGGTGTCACTGATCGCCGCAGAGATGATCTCCGGACAGTTCGGCATCGGTTACTTTACGTGGGAAGCATATTCACTGGTGCAGTACGCCGACATTGCGTTGGGAATGATCTGTATCGGCATCCTCGGCCTCGGATCGAGTGCGTTGATCCGTGGCCTCGGCCGCCTCTTGATGCCATGGAGCCGAACATGA
- a CDS encoding ABC transporter ATP-binding protein, protein MEPNMSNVSAAPVPSRGFVDVRNFRLSYPTLDGPVEAVSGASIHVDPGEFVSIVGPSGCGKSTLLNAVAGFLKPTGGDVTLDGKDIDGPGADRGMVFQQYSLFPWKTVKGNVEFGLKMKHLDKSSRDRAARTLLGLAGLTAFENKYPDSLSGGMKQRVGIVRALATGPKVLLLDEPFGALDAQTRVIMQQILTNMWQRLKISVLFVTHDIDEAIFLSDRVYCMTARPGTIKAEIKIPLERPRQQSMMMSPEFLALRGELMSLISEESIKAMGGELNDLALDGLSVDLHGQSLADVV, encoded by the coding sequence ATGGAGCCGAACATGAGTAACGTGAGCGCTGCCCCCGTTCCAAGCAGAGGGTTCGTCGACGTCCGCAATTTCAGGCTCAGCTATCCCACGCTGGACGGGCCCGTCGAGGCGGTCTCCGGCGCGTCCATCCATGTCGATCCCGGTGAGTTCGTGTCGATCGTGGGACCGTCCGGCTGTGGCAAGTCCACATTGCTCAACGCGGTTGCCGGGTTCCTCAAGCCGACCGGCGGCGATGTGACCTTGGACGGCAAGGATATCGATGGCCCCGGCGCCGATCGGGGCATGGTGTTTCAGCAATACTCGCTGTTCCCCTGGAAGACCGTAAAAGGCAACGTCGAGTTCGGCTTGAAGATGAAGCACCTCGACAAGTCCAGCCGCGATCGCGCGGCGCGAACGCTGCTCGGCCTCGCCGGCCTGACGGCGTTCGAGAACAAGTATCCCGACAGCCTGTCCGGCGGCATGAAGCAGCGCGTCGGCATCGTCCGTGCGCTCGCCACGGGCCCCAAAGTGCTGCTGCTCGACGAGCCTTTCGGCGCTCTCGATGCGCAGACCAGGGTTATCATGCAGCAGATCCTCACCAATATGTGGCAGCGTCTCAAGATATCCGTTTTGTTTGTCACTCATGATATCGACGAGGCGATCTTCCTGTCGGATCGCGTTTATTGCATGACGGCGCGTCCGGGCACGATCAAGGCCGAGATCAAGATTCCGCTCGAGCGACCGCGGCAGCAGTCGATGATGATGTCGCCGGAATTCCTCGCTCTGCGCGGTGAACTGATGTCATTGATAAGCGAGGAAAGCATCAAGGCGATGGGCGGCGAACTCAATGATCTGGCGCTCGACGGATTGAGCGTCGACCTTCATGGTCAATCACTGGCTGACGTCGTTTGA
- a CDS encoding helix-turn-helix domain-containing protein translates to MLSESGHLARGPVKPEIDIFGCPMKKLGKSQELSGTGIKFFRKSSDDRNLGQIATDGDNRGFLVGVSQTRGHRRRLFHANRTTSHDFAEHSVYVRNLADPYRADLQGAFDFLLMELSRSFLLELSDEHGWHNRGELCPVFERNDPILTNLLRAAQPAMEKSGNPNPLFVDQLGIAVGVYLFECYGGVAHPADGRRTLLSKKQMALAGELLRAHPGGNMSIAELAEACGLSRGYFIHAFKSTTGVTPHQWALSRRIEQARELLCSSERSLAEIALICGFADQSHFTRVFSRMVGASPGQWRRTTRN, encoded by the coding sequence ATGCTTAGCGAGAGTGGTCACCTGGCGCGTGGTCCGGTCAAACCGGAGATCGACATCTTCGGCTGTCCGATGAAGAAGCTGGGCAAGAGCCAGGAACTTTCCGGCACCGGCATCAAGTTTTTCCGCAAGAGCAGCGATGATCGCAATCTCGGGCAGATCGCGACCGACGGCGACAATCGCGGTTTCCTCGTCGGCGTGTCGCAGACGCGCGGCCATCGGCGGCGCCTGTTCCACGCCAATCGGACCACGTCCCACGACTTTGCAGAACATTCGGTCTACGTCCGCAATCTGGCGGACCCATACCGCGCCGATCTGCAGGGCGCGTTTGACTTCCTGCTGATGGAATTGTCGCGCAGTTTCTTGCTGGAATTGTCGGACGAACATGGCTGGCACAATCGGGGCGAACTGTGCCCGGTGTTCGAGCGCAACGATCCGATCCTGACAAACCTGTTACGCGCCGCGCAGCCGGCCATGGAGAAGAGCGGCAACCCCAACCCGCTGTTCGTCGACCAGCTTGGGATCGCGGTCGGCGTCTATCTGTTCGAGTGCTACGGCGGCGTCGCGCATCCCGCGGACGGTCGCCGCACGCTGTTGTCCAAAAAGCAGATGGCGCTTGCCGGCGAACTTCTACGCGCCCATCCCGGCGGCAACATGTCCATCGCCGAGCTTGCCGAAGCGTGCGGGCTTTCGCGTGGCTATTTCATCCATGCGTTCAAGAGCACGACGGGCGTCACGCCGCATCAGTGGGCGCTGTCGCGGCGGATCGAGCAGGCGCGGGAATTGCTCTGCAGCTCCGAAAGGTCCTTGGCCGAGATCGCCCTGATCTGCGGATTTGCCGATCAAAGCCATTTCACACGGGTGTTCTCGCGAATGGTCGGCGCCTCGCCAGGTCAGTGGCGGAGAACAACGCGCAACTAA
- a CDS encoding AAA family ATPase — translation MGPAASSSVNAHGFCHLHCLVQKSAVVGELLRQVTVSGGLFAAGKCDQSSSDIPNATLAAALGRFLSDILDQGEAAVARWRPGLAGAVGSNGGVSTESPGLQLVEDLADQLHGNLVIDSATETRFASR, via the coding sequence TTGGGTCCGGCGGCAAGCAGCAGCGTTAACGCGCATGGCTTCTGCCATTTGCACTGTCTTGTACAGAAGTCCGCCGTCGTCGGCGAACTGCTCAGGCAGGTGACGGTGTCGGGCGGGCTTTTTGCCGCCGGCAAGTGCGACCAGTCGTCATCGGACATTCCCAATGCCACGCTCGCCGCAGCGCTCGGCCGCTTCTTGTCGGATATCCTGGACCAGGGCGAAGCGGCCGTGGCGCGCTGGCGGCCCGGCCTCGCCGGCGCAGTCGGCTCCAACGGCGGGGTCTCGACCGAATCGCCCGGTCTTCAGCTTGTGGAAGATCTCGCTGATCAACTGCACGGCAATTTGGTCATCGATTCAGCCACCGAAACGCGATTCGCTTCACGCTGA
- a CDS encoding histidine kinase dimerization/phosphoacceptor domain -containing protein, with protein MKPTQVPDMWNDGDRVAALLRYEILDSASDADFSDFIQIASDICNTPIAAINLIDGHRHWTLAGVGHGDQELPLQHSICAHAILQSDMFEVPDLSADRRFQDNPLVQRSPKLRFYASAPLETPDGLRIGTVCVLDHTPRPDGLSPRQRFTLQALARQIMTQLELRRAVLDITQGNAARDRLQASLDEKEVLLKEVHHRVKNNLQLISSLLSLQASRIADPATASLFADSRNRVRSMAMVHENLYRAGNFAEIAMQGHIESLCAQLDRAYGLSRIGIVADSDDAALDLDRAIPCGLIVNELVSNALKHAFPAGRSGQITISFRRQRDGTCNLAVADNGIGLPGHVDVGDTTSLGLQLVRDLVEQLDGVLFVERSEGTRFVLTFKDHRYIGVPA; from the coding sequence ATGAAGCCTACCCAAGTGCCTGACATGTGGAACGATGGCGATCGCGTCGCGGCGCTGCTTCGGTATGAGATTCTCGACTCTGCATCCGACGCAGACTTCTCCGACTTCATTCAGATCGCCTCCGACATCTGCAACACGCCTATTGCCGCCATCAACCTGATCGACGGTCACCGGCATTGGACGCTCGCCGGTGTCGGCCATGGTGATCAGGAGCTTCCGCTTCAGCACTCGATCTGTGCGCACGCGATCCTTCAGTCCGATATGTTCGAAGTTCCCGATCTTTCGGCAGATCGCCGATTTCAAGACAATCCGCTGGTACAGCGCAGTCCCAAGCTGCGCTTTTACGCGAGCGCTCCGCTGGAAACGCCGGATGGCCTTCGTATCGGCACGGTATGCGTACTGGATCACACGCCACGGCCTGACGGCCTTTCGCCTCGCCAGCGCTTCACCTTGCAGGCGCTCGCCCGGCAGATCATGACGCAACTCGAACTGCGGCGCGCCGTACTCGACATTACGCAGGGGAACGCCGCGCGCGACCGGCTTCAGGCGTCACTGGACGAAAAGGAAGTGCTGCTCAAGGAGGTGCACCACCGCGTCAAGAACAATCTGCAGCTCATCAGTAGTCTCTTGAGCCTGCAGGCATCGCGCATTGCAGATCCCGCCACGGCGTCGCTGTTTGCCGACAGCCGCAACCGCGTTCGGTCAATGGCGATGGTGCATGAGAATCTTTACCGCGCCGGCAATTTCGCCGAGATTGCGATGCAGGGGCACATCGAGAGTCTGTGTGCGCAGCTTGACCGCGCTTACGGTCTCTCCCGGATCGGCATCGTGGCGGACAGCGACGACGCTGCGCTTGACCTCGATCGTGCGATACCATGCGGGCTCATCGTCAACGAACTTGTTTCCAATGCGCTGAAGCACGCTTTTCCTGCCGGACGCAGCGGCCAGATTACCATCAGCTTCCGACGTCAGCGTGACGGCACATGCAACCTCGCCGTGGCCGACAATGGCATCGGGCTGCCAGGCCATGTCGATGTCGGAGACACGACGTCGCTGGGATTGCAGCTGGTACGCGATCTTGTCGAACAGCTGGACGGCGTGCTGTTCGTCGAACGCAGCGAAGGGACTAGGTTCGTGCTGACCTTCAAAGACCACCGATATATCGGGGTGCCGGCATGA